The genomic segment gccagcatccGGTTCACGTggatcgtcgccgccttggACGCGTTGTACGAGAAGTGGTGCTGCGACTTCTTGATCATGCCGCTGATACTGCTGATGTTGATCACTGTCCCGCTCCACCCGCGCCGCTTCTCCGTCGACgcctgcagcagcggcaggaAGCTCGCCGCCACGTAGAACACGGCCGCGACGTTGGTCCGGTACGTGTCGGTCCAGTCGTCAAAGTCCGCCGCCCCGCCGTCGAAGAGGCTGGCCTTCATATCCGCGGCACCCTCGCTCTCGACCTCAatggaggagctcgacacGCCCGCGTTGTTGACGAGCACGTCGAGGCACTCCTCGCGCGACTCGATCTCCTTCGTCAGCCGGTCGATGTCGGCCTTGCTCGTGACGTCGGCGACCAGCGGGATGATCTCTCCCgcgacggcatcgccgccgtacgtcgacgccgcgtTCTCGATCTTCTCCTTGTTGCGCGATGTGATGTAGACGCGAGCGCCGTTAGCAGCAAGGGCCTGTGTGGCCATCAGGCCGAtgcccgtgccgccgcccgtgacgAGGGCGACCTTGCCGGTCAGGTCGAACAGGTGGCTGCGCGTGAAGAGGGCATTGCCCTCGGGGCCGGCCGTCTTCTGGTCTGTCGACATTGTGCGTGTGTATCTGTGGTTGGTGGGTGTGGAAGTAGACAAGAACGTTCTTCTGGTTGCGTGCGTGTTGTCAAATGTGCGGAAATTCTCAGTGGTGAGTGTATTGAACGTCCAAAGGCGCCATGATGTGTGCGGAGAGCACCACTTATACCCGCATCGCGCGGCGAGGCGCATGGCGTTAGGGGCCGATGATCTCATAACCGTCCGATGACGCCGAGTGCGTAGCTTGGGGGGTCCAATGGAACCCGGGGTGAGAGGCAAAAAAGGGTGTCCGAGTTTGTGCGGTTTCAATGTCGGTATCTGTGACGGTGTAATCTCATGTCACGGACGCATACGCTCAATATGTTTAAATTCCTGTCTAAATCCAATGGTGTGGAAATCTTTCTGGCCGGTCATCGGGATTTCATGCGTCAAATCGTGCAGGAAACGATCGATGATGATTAATGAAAAAATGAAAAAGAAATGAAAAAGAATAAGACCACCGCTGGCTCGGTCTAGACCCTCGCATAGGGAGACGAGCGCGGTTACGTATCCATGAGGTGAGTCGTGCATGGCGATACCGCATATGCACCCGGATGAGGTCAGTGAAGCCTCGCCATgacgacacacacacactgcACTGTTCACTGTTTCCACCCCCCGGATGGAATGATCCGCTCTTGTGTTTTTGCTGCTGTACCGGGAGCCGGGAGCTGCGGGGTCAAAAGTGGGGCCGTTCTCCGCCCCCACCAGTTTGCTCCCGGCgtcggtacgtaccgaccgccgccgtcccctcACCCACTGCAACCACAACGGACGGCATCGCCATTGGGAATAAGGGGACATCGCAGTTTTTGACTGGACTCGGAGATTCGGATACAATTGGGCGCAATTGGCAGAAACTTTCCGTGATCCGTCGCAGCTTGCTTGCACAAGTGTGAATCCGAAACCCCAATCCATCAGGTGGTATTTACTTATACAACAGAACTCATACATCCAGTCCTTCGACCATCCGCTCTCTGTTCACCACACTCCCCGATCCCATCTGCCACTTCACCGGACAGTAATGTGCTGGATGGCGCTCTTCCACTTCTGCTCGTCAGTCCTGCAGTCTCGTTAGCATTATCCTGTCAAACCCGCCAGCAAACAAACGTACTTGTCAAATCGCAGGATCCTGCCCAGCACAGGCACGAGCTGCTCCCGCAGCCGGTTGTCCTTCTGCTCCAGGAACTGCAGCAGGATCGTCTTGAGGTACATCGtgtccgccgcgccgccgcccccgggCCCCGGCGATCCCGCCCCGTTGAGTCCCGATCGGGTTGAGTCCACCGAGCTGCGGCCCGATGTGACGCTGGCCCCGAGCTTGCCCTGCACcgtcttgagctccttgctgaCCTTGTCGAACCGCTGCTTCGACTCCtccagcagccgccgcaggTCGGACTTCTGCTTCTCCGCCTCTCGCACCTGCTGCTCCGACGCATCAAGAGTCGACCGTAGGTCTGACACTGCCGACCGCATCGACTCcacctccgcctccgccttctcctccactgcctcgagctcctcgcgccGCTTGCGCCACTCGCGCTCCTTGCCCTCCaactcctccttctccgctGTTAGCGTCTTGATGTCGCGCTCCAGGTCGCGCATCTTCTGCCGCagctcctccgtctcccgcGTCTTGCGCCGCGCGAGCGTGCTCGACTCGTCCTCGATCCGGTCGCGCTCCTCGATCGCCGCCTCCATGCGCGCCCGCATCTCGCGCACCTTGCTGTCGGCCCGCTCGTCCACGTCCGCCAGCAGACCGCGCATCCGCTCCGCCTCGCGTGACCGCTCCGACAGGTGCTTTtggatctcggcgagctcctcctcaAGCGATTCCGACTGAGACCGCGCCTCCTTCAGCTGTATCGTGAGTTCCCCCGTCCGATCACGCATACTGCCGAGCAGGCCCTGCGCGTTAGTGTACTGCTGCGTCTTGAGCTCCGCCTCCTGCTGCAGCAatttcttctccttctcgagcttctcgacctgTTCCTCAAGCTCCTTGACCCGGGGGCGCAGCTTGCTGGCCTCCTCCTGCACTTTTTGTAGTTCgcgcgccgtcttctcctccttggcgcTGATCTCGACCTTTTCGGCCTCGGATCGACGCAGGTCGCGAGCTGACACCCGTTGCGAATCTTCGAGGCGGAGCCGGTTGTTCGTCTCGTTGGTCAGCTTCTCACGGAGCGACTTGATTTCCGTCTCGCGGTCCGTCGCCAGCCGCTGGACACGCGCCACGTCCGCCTTAAgatccttctccttcttctccaggtTGCGCAGTTCCGTGTTCTTGGCTGCGAGCTCCTCCCGGGTCGTCTTGAGCGCCGCCGAGTCCTGACGCAGGCTCTTCATTTCGGGCTGTGCCTTCTGAAGCACCTCGCGCAGCTCCGTGAGGTCCTTGAATCTGCTCTGCGCCagctgctgcgccgcgccgagGTCCGATTGCAGCGTCGACGACTTGCTCTTGAGGTCTTCGTACTCACTCTGCAGGCTGTCCAACTCGCCCTGCAGCTTCTCGCTCGCTTTTGAGTCCTTGGCTGAGGATCccagctccttctcgagctcctcaaTGCGCGTCTGCagcgccttcttctcggcctcgaggttcttgatcttctccttggccacCACATGTTCCTGGCCAATCTCGGTGACTTCGTCACGCAGCGTCTCGATCTCCTCGCGGAGatcctcctccgtcttgcGCTGCTTCGTCAGCCGGTCGATTTGGGAGTCCTTCGTcgcgacctcctccttcaGGCGGGTGATCTCCGCCTCCAGCGCTTCCGTGTCAGACTCCTTTGTTTCGTCGGCCGCAGGAGGCGTGGCGGCACCAGCGGTTGTCGCCGGTgtagctgctgctgctgcagctgctgcggcaccagccttcttcttcttcttgttgttgttcttcttggcgtTCTTGCCTGTGCCAGCTGCAGGAGTTTCTGAAGGTGCTGGGGTTGTAGGGGTGGCTGGAGTGGCTGGAGGGGCTTCCCtggcctgcttctgctcctccaATTGCTTGgtgagctcctcgacgttCTTCTCCTGCTGGGCCCTTGCCTTCTTAATGTTCGCAATTTGGTCGTTCAGCGTCTCCACCTTCTTTTCGATGTCAGACTTTGCAGTGAAAGCCTCAAAAGCGCGTGCCTTTTCCTTG from the Colletotrichum destructivum chromosome 10, complete sequence genome contains:
- a CDS encoding Putative short-chain dehydrogenase/reductase SDR, NAD(P)-binding domain superfamily, with the translated sequence MRSSAPNAMRLAARCGYKWCSPHTSWRLWTFNTLTTENFRTFDNTHATRRTFLSTSTPTNHRYTRTMSTDQKTAGPEGNALFTRSHLFDLTGKVALVTGGGTGIGLMATQALAANGARVYITSRNKEKIENAASTYGGDAVAGEIIPLVADVTSKADIDRLTKEIESREECLDVLVNNAGVSSSSIEVESEGAADMKASLFDGGAADFDDWTDTYRTNVAAVFYVAASFLPLLQASTEKRRGWSGTVINISSISGMIKKSQHHFSYNASKAATIHVNRMLAEEVASNGIKVRINSIAPGVFPSEMTTKESADEQQKSAIPKEKYADKVPAGRPGKDEDMAATVLYFACNQYLNGQTLAVDGGYTLAAGL
- a CDS encoding Putative GRIP domain-containing protein — its product is MFQRLKGAIDRTIAEEQARQEQARQRIEPGGATPRRSDSTSSRSNQSPARRPRPKKAGAAADAAKDDAAGSPSNPDPAVFEAAFALDDSEEPSRVGTPKPAADAMDKDDDKTKEKADEGQNQNGDGDKEKEKEADGAAAAPAPAAPELSPEVRAKLRKLDKLEKTYPELLRSYRIAHGRATSIEPFERVLKEHTSVGSIREPEALVEYLNSLKQKEQMIMDEYKRVSIEKDDYKKKFEAAEKDVEKFKKDVDELKAAAAAQSSVPAAAEKTEEAKEQVDAATNTKEDGSVKSPDPSAVKSPLQQALGIFSPKQKAQEPDEEKPEGEKFEESGGDFFSYDEEAPKLEAEMAAKEEEIQKLKTEVNSLKADLASAQESSADLTENLEKATKEAGELRDVAAVKTSLETQLEARNNEIKSLTERLETSQKQLKEVEAKLKGELESARKDARDVQAKLNESNALVDKEKARAFEAFTAKSDIEKKVETLNDQIANIKKARAQQEKNVEELTKQLEEQKQAREAPPATPATPTTPAPSETPAAGTGKNAKKNNNKKKKKAGAAAAAAAAATPATTAGAATPPAADETKESDTEALEAEITRLKEEVATKDSQIDRLTKQRKTEEDLREEIETLRDEVTEIGQEHVVAKEKIKNLEAEKKALQTRIEELEKELGSSAKDSKASEKLQGELDSLQSEYEDLKSKSSTLQSDLGAAQQLAQSRFKDLTELREVLQKAQPEMKSLRQDSAALKTTREELAAKNTELRNLEKKEKDLKADVARVQRLATDRETEIKSLREKLTNETNNRLRLEDSQRVSARDLRRSEAEKVEISAKEEKTARELQKVQEEASKLRPRVKELEEQVEKLEKEKKLLQQEAELKTQQYTNAQGLLGSMRDRTGELTIQLKEARSQSESLEEELAEIQKHLSERSREAERMRGLLADVDERADSKVREMRARMEAAIEERDRIEDESSTLARRKTRETEELRQKMRDLERDIKTLTAEKEELEGKEREWRKRREELEAVEEKAEAEVESMRSAVSDLRSTLDASEQQVREAEKQKSDLRRLLEESKQRFDKVSKELKTVQGKLGASVTSGRSSVDSTRSGLNGAGSPGPGGGGAADTMYLKTILLQFLEQKDNRLREQLVPVLGRILRFDKTDEQKWKSAIQHITVR